A window from Pseudobutyrivibrio ruminis HUN009 encodes these proteins:
- a CDS encoding DUF1292 domain-containing protein produces MDNEFKEYITFVVNTKDGDEVEMAVIDQFEFENKGYVAAALVDGDTVSDEGCFIYRVKVGEEDFKVEKITNQIDYKRIAEAYMEMM; encoded by the coding sequence ATGGATAATGAATTCAAAGAGTACATCACATTTGTGGTTAACACTAAAGATGGCGATGAGGTTGAGATGGCTGTAATAGATCAGTTCGAATTTGAGAACAAGGGTTATGTTGCAGCGGCTTTGGTGGATGGAGACACAGTTAGCGATGAGGGCTGTTTCATCTACAGAGTAAAGGTTGGAGAGGAAGATTTCAAAGTAGAAAAGATCACCAACCAGATTGACTATAAGAGAATCGCAGAAGCTTATATGGAAATGATGTAG